Sequence from the Aquimarina sp. Aq107 genome:
TAACATGATATGAAATAGAAACAATCCAAAATCCTGTAGTTTAAAAGCACTATATAAAGCAAAGGCAAAGTAGCACATAAGTAAAGCTTCAATAATGGTATTTCCAGAAATATTTTTGTTTACATACTTATTTCCTTTCCACGAATCTTTTAAGGTGTTGATATTAAATTTTGGAGTTCTAACAAATTCACTTTTCTTTCCAAAATGACCTTCTAAAACTGCCATAGAATTATGTACAGAGAATCCCATAGCTATAGAAAAGAAAGTGAAAAACATTTTTATATATTCTATGAAATTCCAAAAACCACCACTATGAATTTTCTTGAATGTATGCCAATAACAGAAGAAAAATATCACAGTACTTAGTGCAAAAAAGGCAATTACATTAAAGTACCAGCTAAACATTGGGTTACTATTTTTGATATACATCACAGGAACACTTAATACCGCAACTAATAGTACTAATAAAAACATGCTGCTATTCAATAAGTGAAAGAAACTATGAAACTTAGTTTTAAAAGGAACGGTTTTATCTTTAAGCATTTTCCAATACAATTTTTGAAAATTTTCTGCCGCACCCTTATTCCATCTAAATTGTTGGGAGCGAGCTGCACTAATAACAACAGGTAATTCCGCTGGAGTTTCTACTTCTTCAAGATATTTGAATTTCCATTTTTTTAATTGGGCTCTATAACTAAGGTCTAAGTCTTCTGTCAGTGTATCACCTTGCCAATTTCCTGCATCCTCAATACATTTTTTTCTCCATACTCCTGCGGTTCCATTGAAATTAATAAAGTGATCTTTATAATTTCGTCCTACT
This genomic interval carries:
- a CDS encoding cellulose synthase family protein, with the protein product MDIAIIVIYTLALLIIFLYSLAQLNLLFNYLKSRKLDDKSPTFDLSKEEETPYVTVQLPVYNELYVMERLLDNIALLEYPKDKLEIQVLDDSTDESVHTTATQIEKLRKTGLDIQHICREDRKGFKAGALKEGLKIAKGEFVAIFDADFLPGKKWLLQTIPYFKEENIGVVQTRWGHINRNYSMLTKIQAFALDFHFTMEQVGRNYKDHFINFNGTAGVWRKKCIEDAGNWQGDTLTEDLDLSYRAQLKKWKFKYLEEVETPAELPVVISAARSQQFRWNKGAAENFQKLYWKMLKDKTVPFKTKFHSFFHLLNSSMFLLVLLVAVLSVPVMYIKNSNPMFSWYFNVIAFFALSTVIFFFCYWHTFKKIHSGGFWNFIEYIKMFFTFFSIAMGFSVHNSMAVLEGHFGKKSEFVRTPKFNINTLKDSWKGNKYVNKNISGNTIIEALLMCYFAFALYSAFKLQDFGLFLFHIMLFLGFGFVFFKSVTSKL